The Lichenihabitans psoromatis genomic interval AGGCGGATGCGATGGCGATGAGGCTCGTCGCCACCAACCAACGGATATTGACCGAGCGTCGATCGTGACGCGGATCCCAGCGCTCGCGCGCGGAAATCGGCGGCGTTCGATCGACAGGCGCCAGAAAGCGCGGAGACGACGCATGGGACGAGACGACGGCGCTCAAGAGATCGCGATGCTCCGCGATGCACGATCCCGTGTTCGGCTGACCGATACGGGCTGATGCCCCGGCAAGATGATGCAATCCGACATGTCGGCTCTTGGGTGATCCGTCGATCCGTCTACGCTGTGTGGCCCAAGCTTGACCTCAGCGCGGCAGGAAGCGGACGATATTGGGGCGCGTGGGCCGACGCAATCCCGCGCGCCCGCTGCAGGGCTGCCTTGCCGTGACAGCGCCGTCACCCTGGGATAGGACAGCGCCTCGCTTCGCCCCGGCGCGGCTTGTCGCAGCTTGATGACCATGACCTATTCGGTAAAAGAGATTTTCTACACGCTTCAAGGCGAAGGCCAGAACGCCGGCCGCGCTGCGGTTTTCTGTCGCTTTGCCGGCTGTAATCTGTGGACGGGCCGCGAGGCCGACCGCGCCACGGCGGTTTGCACGTTCTGCGATACCGATTTCGTGGGCACCGACGGAACGGGCGGTGGCAAGTTTCCCGACGCCTCGAGCCTCGCGGACGCCATCGCCACGGCTTGGGGTGCGGGGCGGGAGCGCCGGCTCGTCGTGCTGACCGGCGGCGAGCCTTTGCTGCAGGTTGACGAGCCGTTGATCGCCGCCCTCCACGCGGCTGACTTCGAGATCGCTGTGGAAACCAACGGCACCCTTGCGGCCCCGGACGGGATCGACTGGATCTGCGTCAGCCCCAAAGCCGATGCGCCCGTGCGGCTCGCTCAGGGAGACGAGCTGAAGCTCGTCTACCCGCAAATCGGGCAGGAGCCGGA includes:
- the queE gene encoding 7-carboxy-7-deazaguanine synthase, whose amino-acid sequence is MTYSVKEIFYTLQGEGQNAGRAAVFCRFAGCNLWTGREADRATAVCTFCDTDFVGTDGTGGGKFPDASSLADAIATAWGAGRERRLVVLTGGEPLLQVDEPLIAALHAADFEIAVETNGTLAAPDGIDWICVSPKADAPVRLAQGDELKLVYPQIGQEPERFAALDFRHFLLQPMDGPNQAANTASAVDYCMAHPQWRLSLQTHKFLGIR